A genomic window from Amia ocellicauda isolate fAmiCal2 chromosome 15, fAmiCal2.hap1, whole genome shotgun sequence includes:
- the klhl42 gene encoding kelch-like protein 42, with protein sequence MSSEKIIAIIMEDKTYNVSKTKLIEKSDYFRALYNSGMRESAEDSVQLHGLSVSGLELVIEFINTSKVQIDNETLEDLIETASFLQVTSILKLLLSEIKLDNCVELYKLSEVYGTHDLRNACLKYMSCHYHPMLRRQGFKLFPAALRDQVRELRMKGTATLVAIGDFIGTCLDLAHQDEPWSMLRYGELDQRWMPLASNLPSDMVNVRGYGSAVLDNYLFVVGGYRMTSQEISAAHCYNPCRNEWNHIAPLNQKRSNFKLLAVSGKLYAVGGQSLGTVECYNPEQDWWTFVASLPDPLAEFSACECKGMIYVMGGYTSRDRNMNVLRYCPSSDAWFIFQACKAHVRKQQMLSVEDTIYLVGGYIHEIEPNKKTSQTEDMLTVQSYNINTGDWLYLKENTSKSGLNLTCTLHNDGIYIMSRDITLPTSLEHRVFLKYNIFSDMWESFRRFPAFGQNMLLCSLYLPNVI encoded by the exons ATGTCATCCGAAAAAATTATCGCAATAATTATGGAGGATAAAACTTACAACGTGAGCAAAACCAAACTGATTGAAAAAAGCGATTATTTCAGAGCTCTGTACAACTCCGGGATGAGAGAATCCGCAGAGGACTCAGTGCAGCTGCACGGTCTGAGCGTCAGCGGACTGGAGTTGGTCATTGAGTTCATCAACACTTCCAAAGTACAGATAGATAACGAAACTTTGGAGGATTTAATCGAGACGGCTTCTTTCCTGCAAGTAACCTCCATTTTAAAACTCCTCCTGTCCGAAATAAAGTTAGATAATTGTGTAGAACTCTACAAGCTTTCTGAAGTGTATGGGACACATGACCTTAGGAATGCTTGCCTGAAGTACATGAGCTGCCATTACCACCCGATGTTGAGGAGGCAAGGGTTCAAGCTCTTCCCTGCGGCGCTTCGGGATCAGGTGCGAGAACTGCGCATGAAAGGCACCGCGACTTTGGTTGCTATTGGGGACTTCATTGGCACATGCTTGGATCTTGCTCACCAAGACGAGCCGTGGTCCATGCTGCGGTATGGCGAGTTGGACCAGAGGTGGATGCCGCTTGCCAGTAATTTGCCTTCCGATATGGTCAACGTAAGAGGTTATGGTTCTGCCGTTTTGGACAATTATCTGTTCGTAGTTGGAGGCTACAGAATGACTAGCCAGGAGATCTCTGCAGCTCACTGTTACAACCCCTGTCGAAACGAATGGAATCATATAGCACCCCTAAACCAGAAAAG GTCAAATTTTAAACTTCTTGCTGTGAGTGGGAAGCTATATGCTGTAGGGGGCCAGTCTCTGGGCACTGTGGAGTGCTACAACCCTGAGCAGGACTGGTGGACCTTTGTGGCCTCTCTCCCAGATCCACTGGCTGAGTTCTCTGCTTGTGAGTGCAAGGGCATGATTTACGTCATGGGTGGCTACACTTCAAGAG aCAGGAACATGAACGTCCTGCGCTATTGTCCCAGCTCTGATGCCTGGTTTATCTTCCAAGCTTGCAAGGCCCACGTTCGTAAGCAACAAATGCTCTCAGTAGAGGACACAATTTACCTGGTAGGGGGCTACATCCACGAGATTGAGCCTAACAAGAAGACCAGCCAGACGGAGGATATGCTCACTGTCCAGTCCTACAACATCAACACAGGCGACTGGCTCTACCTGAAGGAGAACACCTCCAAGTCTGGATTAAACCTGACATGTACACTGCACAATGATGGTATTTACATCATGAGCAGAGACATCACCCTGCCCACCAGCCTCGAACACCGTGTCTTCCTCAAATATAACATTTTCTCTGACATGTGGGAGTCTTTCAGACGGTTCCCAGCATTTGGACAAAACATGCTGCTGTGTTCCCTGTACTTGCctaatgttatttaa